One genomic region from Rhodothermales bacterium encodes:
- the rplL gene encoding 50S ribosomal protein L7/L12, with product MADIKAIAEQLVNLTIKEASELAKVLEQDYGIKPAAAAVAVAGPAAGNGAAAAVVEEKTEFDVILKDAGAKKIGVIKEVRAITGLGLKEAKDLVEGAPSTVKEGVNKDEAAKLKTQLEEAGAVVELK from the coding sequence ATGGCAGACATCAAAGCAATTGCTGAACAACTGGTAAACCTCACCATCAAAGAGGCTAGCGAACTCGCCAAAGTGCTCGAGCAGGACTACGGCATCAAGCCAGCCGCCGCTGCCGTGGCTGTCGCCGGCCCGGCCGCCGGCAACGGCGCCGCCGCCGCCGTCGTCGAAGAAAAGACGGAATTCGACGTCATCCTGAAGGATGCGGGCGCCAAGAAAATCGGCGTCATCAAGGAAGTTCGCGCCATCACGGGCCTCGGCCTCAAGGAAGCGAAGGACCTCGTCGAAGGCGCTCCGAGCACGGTCAAGGAAGGCGTCAACAAGGACGAAGCGGCCAAACTCAAAACCCAGCTGGAAGAAGCCGGCGCGGTTGTCGAGCTGAAGTAA